aATTCGTGTTGTTTTACACCACATCTGTGGTAATTTACAGCAGCCATAGATATTAATACACTAACAAAATGCTGATGGCTGCTCaaagagaaattttctttctacaagctaaatttttaaatctcctccttttcccttttctttttaataccacCTTAATACACTTAAgactttaaaatagtattttgcCTCTTGCTAGGAAGCAAATATCATTTAGCAttaatttattgcatttttccATAAACAGACAAGTTCATTCCCAAGTTAACCAAATGAAGGAGAGACTAGGAGGGAGGTTCAGAGGATGTCCCTGACATACTTCATCAGAATGCCCTTGGGGCAGCCACAGGAGAAGTAGACTTTTGATGTGTGGCTACAATTTTCTGTGTGTCAGATAAAAACATTTCAAGGCTTGACTGTGGATAATAGAAGTTTCTGCAAACTAGCTTCTGTACGTAATATTCACAATGCTGTGATCAAGGACATTAATGTTCATAAAATTTTGTTCCTTCAGAACATACTTTCCACTCAACAGTAGCAAAGACAAATGAAGTCACATATATCCACACCTTCCAGCCTGTCTTTTTTAACAGAAACTTTCACCTGAACAATCTAAGAAATAAGCAGGCCTCAAAGATCTGTCACCAATTTTCATATTACGTTGCTCCAGAATCACTCTTTGGTTACTTTAAACTAGCCAAAAGACAAGCAAGCAGAAACTAGTTCTTTAAACCCAGCATTTTTTGCCTAATAAATGtttagtttattaatatttctgtatttccatCCATCAAGATATTTTTCTCAAAACCTGGAGAAAGGCCCTCAAGTGACCAACTATCCCAGTTTACCTGGGACTGACTGGTTCCAAGGACATGGGACTTTTAGTGCTAAAAACAAGAAATTCCTGAGGAAGAAAGACCACAGATAGGGCTCAGGTGCATATTTTAGTGTGACAACCTAAGGTCCCCATCCAAAATACCCCATGTACCAGAGAAAACCATTTTATGAATTTAGGATCTAAGGACACCTAAATATGTCCAGTTTAGGCTGAGAAAGGGCCTGCCTTGCTCGCACTATCCAATGATATATTCACTCTTTGTGATGAGCAGCTCAGGTTAAAGGGCATCAGGAACAATAAGAGGACACGTGTGACTCAGTGGAGAGTTTTTTGCACCATTTACTAAAGCAGTGACTCTGGTTTGTTGCATATGTTCACTGTGAAACACTCTTACGTTCAAAGGAGCATCTCCTTTGGTTTATTACAGGGTATTGATAAACAACCTGAGATTGGTGCTGGAAGGTCAGTTTGACAGCCAGGTCCGTGCAACTGGACACAGTTATGAGAAGTACAACAGATGGGAAACGGTATGACGTGCATATTATTTAGACAGACATTTCTTTGGGAATTGAACTAAGAATGGCACATTAATCCACAAATGGTTGCATTGGTAGATAGAGGCTTGGACCCAACAAGTCACCAGTGAGAATCCAGACCTTATCTCTCGCAGATCCATCGGAACCACATTTGAAGGACGCACTATATACCTCCTCAAGGTAATTATTTTAACCATGACCTTGCCATGTCTCAAGGCTTTAAATCAATGAATTCTAACACATTAACATCTGTTTCCCAGACATGCTCATCCCAAACATTGTTATAACTCTTTCCCTGCCTATATGCCCCAGGGAATCAAACAGATTCCCCAGCTTCTTTTatcatatgtggatttttaaatcattattttgatttattcaaaaggaaaatgcaataaaataagaGAAGTCCTATAAATTTAACCACATTCCTGTAAGCAATGTAAATGATCACCTACCTTGATGAAATTCTTCTCTCCCAGATGTTGTTTGCAAATCCATTTGCTAAAGAGGTTCATAAACTTCACGTCTATCAGACAACATTACAAAGCGTATCAACGATTTGTTTCTGTCATCCTCTAATGCCATTTTTGTCATGTAAttctaatgaagaaaataaaaagacaaggagtaagtgggaaagaaggaaaaattcttaCAAGATTAGCAACAATCATGATTACTTCTAATTACTCACCCAGTTGTCTTGGTCATGTCACCTAATAATAGCAGCTGAAAATAACCTCCACGTGAGTACAATTAAGCAGGGTAATCAGCATCTTCTGAAAATATGAGCTTGTCaagcttaataaaaataataaacagccaTGTAAGCCTTCAGCTCAAACATTGTATCTAGAGGCAAGAACATACTGTGCTagtattatgttttaatttaatcacGGGATATATCTCTTGCTGCTGTCAAGTTTCACCTGTTGAATCCAAAGCCCAGAAGGGCTGTGAATGTTAACCTCTGAATGTGATAAATAACCAAATAaccatttcccttttccttttgtttgcaaTAGGTTGGCAAAGCTGGACAAAATAAGCCTGCCATTTTCATGGACTGTGGTTTCCATGCCAGAGAATGGATTTCCCCTGCATTTTGCCAATGGTTTGTGAGAGAGGTCAGTCTATGTAGAACAATTTTTGGCTGAgggaagtagaaaatattttttatttaagtcaatTTCTTATAATCTAGCTATAATAAGAGAGAATAATAACACAGAAAAAACTCATAATTCCAAgtttccatttctgggtattagTTTCAACTTTCACAAGAGACCGTTGTAAGGTAAGATTTTAAGACAGTTatcaaattgtatttatttagatttgACTCGTCTGAAACCAGCAGTATACTACATAGATCATTTAAAAGTTAATGATTGTGGATAAACCACTAGCTTGATCATTATCTTCTGAACAATAATCATTGtatacttcagaaaaaaaagaagaaaacgaTACATGGCAGTCCCTACTGCAAATGATACTGTTTTTCATTCCTTataattctaataataaaatatatgtaaaagccctttagctgaatttttaaaatatccatgagCCCATATTGATACAGATAAATTAttcgataaataaataaaagggagagaaggaacaaCTTTCTCTTAAAGAACAATTACAACTAAGGATGTACAAACAATGAACAAGCCAGAAAATTATCATTAGAACACAAGGGCAATAACCATTTCATGAAAACCTACGTATGTTTGCAAAAATTAATGAGTGAAAGTTCAAGGACAAATGGTATATTTGcagtctcaaagtatctccccaaaaatatgtacaaaattacAAAGGCAAACTTTACAATGGAGAAACTTAGCAGAAACTTAACCAAGGGATCAAGATTAACATCACCAATAACATCACCAGCATAAAGACAATCAGTATCACGAACCCCCTAATATTATGTACTGAAAAGACACATCATCTGTATGGTATCATTCCTCAAAATTCATAAAGCCTTCttctaatcataaaaaaaatgagacaaattcAAATTAAGGGACTTTCTGCAAAGCAAACAGACCAGTACTCCGGAACACGGTCAAAAtcataaaagacaaggaaagactgaaGAACTCTCACAGAAAAGAGGAGACTACAGAGACGTGACAACCAGTGCAATGTGGGACTGTATATTGTATCCTAGCACAGAAAAAGGGTAACAGTGGAAAAGCTGTGAACTTTAAATAAAACCCAtagtttaatttatattattgtaccaatgttaattCCTTCCCTTTTATCATTGTACCATGGTTAAGTAAGATGATAACATTAGGGGAAGCTGAGTGAAGGGTATATGGGAATTCCTTGTATTTGCAACTCTTCTCTAAGCCTAAAAtcacttcaaaattaaaagtttaaaatactgggatccctgggtggtgcagcggtttagcgcctgcctttggccgggggcgtgatcctggagacccaggatcgaatcccatgtcgggctccctgcatggagcctgcttctccctctgtctatgtctctgcctctctctctctctctctctctctctctctctctctctctctctctgtgactatcataaataagtaaaataataaaataaaataaaagtttaaaatactgaagtacttctaaaatataagaatattattatatacaatatactgTCTTTTGTGTGAAACACTTCTGTATCTATTTGTCATGATCTTGGTTTCTAGACATGTTTTGTATCCAATTCTAACCATTTAACTTCAATGGATATCTCACCATCTGCTGTACAGAAGGAAAaaacttttatcattattttggTTATCACCAAGATTAGACCACTAAAAGAACATGGTTCTATAGCTTTTCCAGCCTAAAGATCATGCATTTTAAAGAGTCATGAAAAGTAGATAAAAACTATTAATATATGGaagccttaaatatttttaagtctattCAGGAAAGAGTTGAATTTAGGTTTAATATGATCCTGGAGCTGAGGAACTATGAGTGAAAGAACATAATAAATGGAATGAGCATGAGTTCCTTCATTCATAGAGAAATGTCCACTTGCTTAGCAAAGAGTACTAGTCTCTTAACAGGGTTCCTTACTCAGTATAGAAGAGTAAGAAGGAGACTCATGATTATGCAGCCTAGAGCCTTGGTGAGAGCCACCCAAAATCCATCAGTGTGAGCTCACTTCATAATGGGAGgctttctcattcttcttcctttctggatACTCTCTCTAGTGAGACTATCTGCAGGAGGtttcataaaagttaaataaatttctaGATGATATCAGAAACATGCACAGCCATCCATAGACATTTTTTACTTACTAAAAATAAGTCTTGCCCTGATATCCtactgactttgaaaaaaaaatattgcagttACTACTACAAAGTGAATATATGtttcttaaaagtatttaattttattaaatctttggCCATCTTTAtagtaaaaagttaaataaataattatgtgaGTTATATATAGATAGAATATCCTGGAAACAGAGAAGGATTAAAAACAACTATTTCGGGgggccttggtggctcagttggttaaacatctgtcttcagctcaggtcatgatcccagggtcctggaatccagccccatgtcaggctctctgctcagcggagagcctgcttctccctctctccctgctattctccctgcttgtgtgctctctcactctctctctctccctttctgtcaaataaataaataaaatcttaaaaagaaactattttaaccAAAATTATGGGTAATATTTTGCTAACTGCCTCTTAAATATCAATAATGTCCACTTCAATAGGGGATATAGCTTCCATTACCAAAGTGAACATTCATCCAGTCTATGTAAATTTTAGTAGCCTCACACATTCCATTTTACCATGAAATTCTCTTCCTAATTCACACACAGGCTATTCGCACCTATGGACAAGAGATCCACATGACAGAACTTCTCGACAAGTTAGACTTTTATGTCTTGCCTGTGGTCAATATTGATGGCTACGTCTACACCTGGACCAAGGTATATGAACCAATACTCAGAGGGGCTGATGAAATTAAAACCAATCCACTTTCTATTATACTTGGCCTAACCACATCATCCACTTTCAGAACCGAATGTGGAGAAAGACCCGCTCCACTCAGGCTGGAACTAACTGCGTTGGCACAGACCCCAACAGAAATTTTGATGCTGGTTGGTGCAGTAAGTATCTGATTGACCTTTCTGCAAGAATCTGTTGAAAAGCATAGGAGGAAAAATAACACAGGAAAACACAACAGTgtctaaaacaagaaaaaatatcaagTTTCATATTTTAGCATTCTACCTTTctaaaagcacagaaaataaacagtttatttattcactcaaaaaaaaaaaatatcacgtGCTCTATTGTGTTCCCAGCTGTGTTAGATGCTGGAAACACAAGACTGAACAATCCAGACATAATCCTACTACTTCGAAATGTATAATCTAGAGGagacagtcatttaaaaattatttaaatgaaattgtgATATAATTCCAATTTTGTGATTCAACTCTCAGAAAATGATTATAGTAATAAGGAAATTTCTCATGGATATTAGCTTGTCTCCTacttataattttcttctatattattgATCTCATTGTATATTACTACACAAGAACACACTGATGATTTTACATGCAACTTTTATcctattagcttttttttttctttttaaatttttttatgatagtcagagagagagagaggcagagggagaagcaggctccatgcaccgggagcccgacgtgggattcgatcccgggtctccaggatcgcgccctgggccaaaggcaggcgccaaaccactgcgccacccagggatccccctattagCTTTTAACTAACATACCAACCTAATCTTGTGACTAAATGCATGCATGCTTTATAATATATGCCACATTATCATAAGGACTCCTGTAAAAacagcttatttttaattttccaatttgaAAGTTTGAAACATGCCTTGTGATAACTTTAGTAGGTGACCATTCTATTAACAACATGTTTCTCTAGAAATTGGAGCTTCTCGGAACCCCTGTGATGAAACTTACTGTGGACCTGCTGCAGAGTCTGAAAAAGAGACCAAGGCCCTGGCTAATTTCATCCGCAGCAACCTCTCTTCCATTAAAGCATATCTGACAATCCACTCATACTCTCAAATGATGCTCTACCCTTATTCCTATGATTATAAACTCACAGAGAACAATGCTGAGTTGGTAAGTAGTTGTGGTAGTAAATATGGTATTTCactgttaagatttttaaaatcctattcctgagaaaaaaatttaagaacaatttCTGAAGGTTCCATGATTCATTTAATAGCAGAAGCAAAAATCGTACTACAGATTTACAGGGAATCCAGAATTGGCTAGATAAATTAGCTAAAAGAGATAGGCTTTTGATACAGGAAACAGTTCCCAACATGTTAAGCCAGTTTAGGCACTAatcttcaaaatgtcaataggTACACTTATTCCTGCTTTTACCACAATACTAACTCACATGATGATTTCAGATGCATCTGGGATAATCAACAAAGTTGCTTCATCACACACAACCAGAAAGTCAATTTTGTCAAGTTGTCTTGAACTGGATTTGACATAGGCGGAGCATGGCAGATGTCATTAGGAATTTGGCACATTTGGTTGATACTGTGTTAAGCGATGAGATCCTAAAATTGCTTAGTTCGCTGCTGATCAGGAGAGACAAAGAAGTAAACAATCAATGAACAAATGATATGAATGAGTCCTTACTaaacatggaaaataatgcaaaaaaaaaatttaagtatccATGATTCAAAAAACTAGCAATCTTGTTAGAGAATCATGATATAACCACAAGAAAAGTTAAGTAATACAAGAGTTTTATAGCAATCACATTAACAAATATCACATATcaatgcataatttttttttaaatcagcaggTTTGAACCCTTCAAacgattttttttctaatttatgaaaCATCTGGCTACCAGAAGTTGGGATTAGTGATCTAAAAGAACAAGTGTAAGATTTAAAGCATTTGAGTTATGCTAAAAAAAAGTGTTGCACTTAAACAATGACATAGATATTTGGCTTACCTAAATGCATAAATTTGAAGACCCGGTAACTTTAATAACTGGAAATGGTTGTTTTGTACTTTCAGTCTTTCAGAGACCAAATAAAACATgtaatgctataaatattttgttaagagcaaaatggaaaaataactcAGCTTCTTAGAAAATTGATAGCTAATAGTTGGCCACgtccttttcatttaaaaaaaaaaatgctatttttcaaaaagcttcacattttctctctccagagccaaaaaaacaaaggaaaacatcatTAGTTGGAACCTTTAACTATTTCAGTTTTCCAATTATGCTCCATCTGTTAAGTGTTCCCAGTGGGTGCTCAAAGTCCTGTTATCCCAGAGATGGGTGTGGTCAGCTCCTCATTTCAATCCCAGATTTAAGTCCCAGAGGAGGGAAGGTGGAGCTATGTTGTTTGCTTTATTCATGTGAATATGTTTAAATTGTACcacatcagaaaagaaaaagacaaagccaTAATAACTAAGCACCAATGAgttaagaagtaaaatattaaaactaaaattataaaccACATTAAGTGTAACAATAATATATCCAAATTGCTTAATATAACTAGTATCAAACATAAATTCTACAACAAGTGCTAACAGAAAAACTTAGAGTGTTCTCTGAAAATGAGCTGCTTTACAAAATTTCAATACCTTTTCTTATTTGAGGAATAAGTTAATTCTAATTAGCAAAGAAGTAGAATAAacaattatatcacaataaaatattcataatctaTTCTCAACAAAAGCACAAACCGTATAAAATAATCTATCTTGgatgtttaattttgtattcaCAAAACTAATAAATTCAAGAAGTACATGCTACTCTTTATCTTTTCCAAGCAAAATAAGATAGGTGGCTAGACTGCAAAATTTAATTGCATGTATATCACACTAATTGATTTAAAAGTTACttcaatttccaaaaataaaaaataaataaaataaaataaaataaaagttactttaatttccaacaatttttttctatgattaagaTTTTGCCTAgcatcttaaaagaaatatttaaatcccACTAGTAATATCTAAGGTGAATGTTAATCTGATTAGTTGATTCACTGGGAATCTGAATTTAGTTCAGCACCCCAAAGCAACTCAAATCTTTTGAATAACTAGAGatgctttccatatttttcttattttgcataaTTCCAATTCACTTCCTTCCTAAGCACATTTTGCAAGAACAACTCATAACCATAGTGTTTAAggagcgtgtgtgtgtatatatatatacatatttatatatatacatatatacatacatatatatacatatatatatatgccaaaagAGAATAAGtctctcataaagaaaaatattatctttttcatggtttttatttttaatgaagatatcaagaaaaacaaagtaaaagccTTTATCTAGGCACAATAAATGTTCCATCCAAATCTAGTGCTTCTGTATGAATTTTCAGCTAGAAATATGTGACCCGACTATAGAAAACTAACAGTAGGAAAAGACTAATAAGATGCATTCTTACTATATCACATTATGGATAACTCAGAATTTCTTAAAGTAATGCAAAGTGGGCTTTATCTTATCCAGAATTCTGTGCATAGATACAGATGTGATTCTTACTTATCTTTACACTTATAAAAATTTTCAGCTTAtatttgtagcaaaaaaaaaatgcttcaaaaaaaTGCTTCAAGGAGAACATGACTCTAAATTGAAGGAAATTATTCTGTACTTATATTAACATTGTCAGCCCAAAGTTAGGACATATATAGCAATATTTGATATCTGAGTCATGATAAAAATGTATGTGGCTTCATTTATGAAAAATCTTACATGTACATCATCgaaaattatttatatcataaGACAATCTTcagagggaagaaaggcagagagaaaaatgcaaaagacCAATGAAGCAAAAGAACAGAAGTAATAAAGATTACAAAGAAAGCTACCAAAAAATGTATCTGCAGATCAGTAAAAAGTATGAAGAATCGTAAAAATACCTTACATATATAATGCTTTTCAGTTTGCTATctgcttttatattatttatactatattatttaaagaaagaatacaaagttACTGTGAGTTTCCAATGGCTTCATACACCTTCCAGTTCCTCAGTGTTGACTTCTTCAATATGGAGGTATCACTATCTTCAAAGGAAGCTGCAAGGCCCACATAAAGAATAtacttacattttcaaaattctgaaggatAATGAAATATTGAATTGTATGACCTCATTATTGCCAGAGTAAATAAAAACTAGGAGACTTAATTGAAAAGGCTCCTCAACCTATCcatatctttgcatttatttattgagcatggaAGAAGCTCCAAATCCTTGGTCTACATTCCCCCAAAAGAGGTGTATGTAGCACTTttaatcattataattattacCATAATGCCATTTCTAAGTCCAAAAGCAGGAAATGCAGAATAATAACTGGCCAACCTAATATTTTGAACCATTCCTCAGAATGACCAAATTAGAAGCTGATATGCACTACACACTACACCACAGTGCTGACTCAGGGCATACATCTCACACCACATTTCTACATAAGCAGCACAAAATTTTACAGCTAGAAATCCTGGAATTTCTTTGGTTCCGCTTTCTCACTTTCCAGGTGAAACAGTGAAGGTTTGGCTAAGCCAACACCAGTAGTACAGGCACTGTTGGGCCCAGAGCTATTGGGTCCTGAAGAATTTCCTAGACTGCCCCAATGTCCAGATACCCATACACACTTGTGTGACCATGTTCTATATTGGTAGCCATTTTGCAGAACATTCATCAAATAGTCTTTCATCACACAAATACCTTATTATCTCTGTCCCTGGACATTGCTAAGGATTTCCAGTGGTCAGCTGAAATGCCTAACTTCTCAGGACTCCGTCTTTATGATTCTGGCCGTATACTTTCATGAGCAAATATTCATTAACCAGGAGAAAGATGACAGTCCTGAAAAATTCTTAAACTTAACCAAAAGATAGGAAACTGCTTCCAAAGTCTAACACCTTCCAGACAACTGGTACCTCACTATctcttaattaaaatttgagttaATGAGCCACCAAGATAGAAATCCACTGCTCCACCCAAGCATGTGAGCATAAAGCAAGACATGATTAGAGACAAACATAAAAATCAGAGGGAAGAAATGTTGTGATTAGAAGGTGGATAATTGCAGGGCCATGTGCACACCCAATCACCGCTGTCCCCATGTCCCTGcctaataacaataacaacaaggcCATAGTCACACTGTCAAGCAGGCTACCAGCAGCTTAGGAGACAGGACCTGCAGCACAAAATATCCATTTCAGGtacttttttcagaatttttcaatttcacttataatattctaaaataaaatgcagaatttaTTTAGTTAGAGAAACCAGTTGTTGCTTTATCACTATACTTTTTAAGTGACTTCTTTGCCTGTTAAAATTCTCCTACAGGGGCCTGGTCAGTACACGGCTCATCAGACAATTACCAAAAATTTCACTGAGTAGCATAAACCACGGTCTTTGCTATTAAGAATGCAGGGCCCTATTGAAATGGTAAAACTCAGATACCGGAAACCATACAAGAGAAGTACAAAATTGGGAGTTTCAAACTAAGCACAGTAGTAGGAATTTAGGGCAGGAAATAAATGGTAATATGTAATGAAGCTATTTGGTGAAGGTTACAGAAAGGAGAAACCATTTCTTCTGCACCCTGAAGGATGGGCAGGATTTGGGCGATAGAGAACAGAAGAGTACACTTTAGGCAGAGAAAAGAGCCAACAAATGTGCAACAAGAGGGTTGAAAAATGGGTATGGAAAGAGAAGGATCAGCCT
This sequence is a window from Canis lupus dingo isolate Sandy chromosome 23, ASM325472v2, whole genome shotgun sequence. Protein-coding genes within it:
- the CPB1 gene encoding carboxypeptidase B, with the translated sequence MLAFLILVTLALASAHYSGEHFEGEKVFRVNVEDENHINLLHTLASTTQIDFWKPDSVTQIKPHSTADFRVKAEDILTVEDFLKQNELHYEVLINNLRLVLEGQFDSQVRATGHSYEKYNRWETIEAWTQQVTSENPDLISRRSIGTTFEGRTIYLLKVGKAGQNKPAIFMDCGFHAREWISPAFCQWFVREAIRTYGQEIHMTELLDKLDFYVLPVVNIDGYVYTWTKNRMWRKTRSTQAGTNCVGTDPNRNFDAGWCKIGASRNPCDETYCGPAAESEKETKALANFIRSNLSSIKAYLTIHSYSQMMLYPYSYDYKLTENNAELNALAKATVKELATLHGTKYTYGPGATTIYPAAGGSDDWAYDQGIKYSFTFELRDKGRYGFALPESQIRPTCEETLLAIKHLARYVLQHLY